CATCGGCAAAGTTTTCGTTAGAACAAGGAAGATATGTTTTGTCTCTTGTTTCTAATAGTATGAATTGTACCAGTTCATCAAGTAATAGTTGCCCTATCGATACCGTCATGGTGCAAGGTGGGTTTAAAAACTCTCGTTGGGGCGTCTCTGTTACCAGCACTCCGGTTGTTGTGGATACAACGACATCACCGTTTATCGCCTATATCAGCGATGATAATTGCAATGATAATATTGGTCAGGCGACGTTGCTGATACAAAAAGCAAACTAATTCGCTCCCAGATAATTTGAATTATGGATATGGGTTTAGTTTTAAAGATAGATTCAGGCTTATAGTTTTACTACTGAATACATTCATGTCATCAGTAGATGATTAGTGGTATTAGCCTTTAAATAGCGCTCTATCAGTATTTCTGGTGTGGGCGCTACATCGCAGTTTCTACTACATCGCCGTTTCTACTACATCGTCGTTTCTACTAAAGCACGTTGGTTGTAGTCATGCAGTTATCTTACCCGTAAGCATGAACACTGCTCTAAGCAAGGCGTTGGTTTTTAAATGATGCGTCAGGCCCTGTGCGCGCGCAGCGCATCAGTCATACGTGACGCACCGTAATGGTTTTCCGTTCTGTTATTGAGAATGGAAACCGCCGCTTCATTATGAGCCAGGAAATCATGCCTGGAGCGCTGAAGGGTAACGGCCTTCTCTTGCCATTTCTTTTATATGCTCCTGTGCCGCTGCGGGCAGATGGGGTTGCGACCTGACGTTAGTCTCATTCCTGGAGGGGATGTACGCCTCTGCCTGTGCTTTTTTAAGCTCAATTCCGAAGGCGTTGCCTTCTGACTCAATCTGGAGTGTGCGCGCTGGCGCATATGAAGCGCTGGTTGCCTGAATCTCAAGTTTGGACATGCTTATTTTCCGGCATGCAGTGGGAATTAAATAATAATCCCACTTTTCTAATGGTTTTATCCCAAAAGACAATATTCATAAATGCATTTAAATCAGGCGATAGGTTCGCGTTATTAACGAAGAAAAGGGCGCGCTAATGTTAACGGGGGAGTGTGCGTTGACCAGTCTTGTTGCAAATCAGTGACGTCGGCATCAATTTTATAACGTTCTGTGGGAGCGCGGCCTTAACCCTGTGATACTGTTGATGCTCGTGGGGTAAGGATGATGCCTCTTTTCTTCACTGTACCGGACCCGGTTGGCTCAGGTTGAGAGTAAACCGGATTTATTAATGAATAATCTTTTTTGTGCTCGAAAAGCATATAAGAGAGATTTATATTTTCTGCTATTTAAAAAAGATGGTGTATTGCTGATTTTATTCGAAATAGTGTCATAAGCGGTGGGTATGGCATAGAAAATTGATAACATAATCTCATAAAAGGTGATCAACCCATGAAGATATCCCTCGCCAGGAGGCTTTGGTTTCCGCTTATTATTAGTTTGCTGTGTCTGGCCGGAACGCTGTTTTATGGTTCGCTAAAAATCAAGCAGGATCAGATATCGCTACGCAAAAGTGAGCTAATGCATGTTACGCAACTGGCGTTGGGGGTGGTAAAAACCAATGCCGAGCAAGCCAGTAGCGGGGCGATTTCTCAGAGTGAAGCACAACAGCGTGCAATGAAAGCTATAAAAGACCTGCGTTATGGCGATTCAGGGTATTTCACAATACTAAATTCTCAGGCCCGAGTCTTAATGCATCCGATCAATGAAAAACTTATTGGGCAGGGTGAGGATTTCAAAGATGCGAATGGCGTCTATCTTTTCAGAGAGATGGTTACGGTAACCAGAGATAACCAGTCTGGTTATACGGCTTACGCTTTTCCTCGTCCCGGTTCCACCGTTGCGCAGCCTAAAGTGGCATATAATTCACCCTACGCTCCCTGGGACTGGATAATTACCACCGGCCTTTATGTTGATGACATTAATGAGGCGTTTATTTATTCTTTATATCAGAATGTTATTGTCTTTGTATTAATTAGCGCCGTACTTTTATTTCTGGCTTATTATATAAATCGCAGTATTTTGCGCATCCTTGGCGGTGAACCCACTTACGCCGCAGAAGTGGCCGCCCGCATCGCAGCAGGTAATTTGTCTTATCCGGTCACGACATTGCCTGGCGATAAAGTCAGCCTGCTGCATGAGATGGGCCTGATGCGGGAACAGCTCATCACGGTTATCGAAGATATTCGTTCCGGAGCCGAGGTTATCAATGCCGGCACTGGCGAAATTATTGCCGGTAACCTGGAGTTGTCGTCACACACGGAACGACAGGCCACTTCTCTGGAGAAAACGTCAGCCAGTATGGAGGAAATTACCTCCACCGTTAAACAGAATGCTGACAATACGGAGCAGGCCCGTCGACTGGCGCACTCCGCCCTTGAGATAGCCTCACGGGGCGGGGCGGTGATGCAGGAAGTGAACGACACGATGAATGGTATTTCTGAAAGCTCCGACAAAATCGCCAACATTACCGAGGTGGTGAATAATATTGCCTTTCAAACCAATATCCTTGCCCTGAACGCGGCGGTGGAAGCCGCGCGAGCCGGTGAACAGGGACGTGGTTTCGCCGTCGTGGCCGGAGAGGTGCGAAGCCTTGCCCTGCGTAGTGCGCAGGCAGCCAGAGAGATAAAAAGCCTGATAGAAGAGTCGGTTTCTCGCGTTAATAGCGGCTCAACGAAGATAAAAGTGGCCGACAGCAACATCCAGGAAGTGGTGAGTGCTGTACAGCATGTGGCTGATATTATGGTGGAAATCTCTACGGCGACGAGTGAACAAGGAAAAGGAATTAGCTATATCAACGAGTCGA
The DNA window shown above is from Dickeya dadantii NCPPB 898 and carries:
- a CDS encoding methyl-accepting chemotaxis protein, translated to MKISLARRLWFPLIISLLCLAGTLFYGSLKIKQDQISLRKSELMHVTQLALGVVKTNAEQASSGAISQSEAQQRAMKAIKDLRYGDSGYFTILNSQARVLMHPINEKLIGQGEDFKDANGVYLFREMVTVTRDNQSGYTAYAFPRPGSTVAQPKVAYNSPYAPWDWIITTGLYVDDINEAFIYSLYQNVIVFVLISAVLLFLAYYINRSILRILGGEPTYAAEVAARIAAGNLSYPVTTLPGDKVSLLHEMGLMREQLITVIEDIRSGAEVINAGTGEIIAGNLELSSHTERQATSLEKTSASMEEITSTVKQNADNTEQARRLAHSALEIASRGGAVMQEVNDTMNGISESSDKIANITEVVNNIAFQTNILALNAAVEAARAGEQGRGFAVVAGEVRSLALRSAQAAREIKSLIEESVSRVNSGSTKIKVADSNIQEVVSAVQHVADIMVEISTATSEQGKGISYINESIVQIDSITQQNTALVQQAVAAANELEAQAQRLKESVAYFNTDGAGHSHGTLTISHSA